One part of the bacterium genome encodes these proteins:
- a CDS encoding HAD family phosphatase: protein MIKGIIFDVDGVLVDTEKIHVEAWENVFCPKGITLSKDDYEKGIGIADKEFLIQLKNQKKIPENLDIGRLCKEKEKYFLEIISNGVNVIDGVIKILNFLKEKKFKIAAASNSKMVFVKNVLKYGGIKDFFDVIVAREGIKEAKPEPEIYIKTLELLKLKKNEVIVFEDSEVGIESAKRAGIFCVGIETTQQYDKLKKSDIILKKMDIEKIKNIIKGMESEK from the coding sequence ATGATAAAAGGAATAATTTTTGATGTAGATGGGGTACTTGTTGATACAGAAAAAATACATGTTGAAGCATGGGAAAATGTTTTTTGTCCCAAAGGAATAACTTTAAGTAAAGATGACTATGAAAAGGGAATTGGAATTGCAGATAAAGAATTTCTTATACAATTAAAAAATCAAAAGAAAATACCAGAGAATTTAGATATTGGTAGATTATGTAAAGAAAAAGAAAAATATTTTTTAGAAATTATAAGTAATGGAGTTAATGTTATTGATGGTGTTATTAAAATACTAAATTTTTTGAAAGAAAAAAAATTTAAAATTGCAGCAGCATCAAACTCAAAAATGGTTTTTGTAAAAAATGTTTTAAAATATGGAGGAATAAAAGATTTTTTTGATGTTATTGTAGCAAGAGAAGGTATCAAAGAAGCAAAACCAGAACCGGAGATATATATAAAAACATTAGAATTGCTTAAATTGAAAAAAAATGAAGTTATTGTTTTTGAGGACTCAGAAGTTGGCATAGAATCAGCAAAAAGGGCCGGTATTTTTTGTGTTGGCATTGAGACAACTCAACAATATGATAAACTTAAAAAAAGTGATATTATTTTAAAAAAAATGGATATAGAAAAAATAAAAAACATAATAAAAGGGATGGAAAGTGAAAAGT